One Carassius auratus strain Wakin chromosome 44, ASM336829v1, whole genome shotgun sequence genomic window carries:
- the LOC113062509 gene encoding uncharacterized protein LOC113062509 has product MPTVLCLCLLFFLPSGLSGEHFSYSSLTGPLGGSITLPCNYSDAEDLSTVLTCGIQTAYGTGQSKYYERRVLKTGTCDLTLHDLKTTDAGRCHLKGYVNDQLLRSYIFDISIDVPLTARIGEEVMFDDLPRDAESVKHLSNTSSIDVWRREQGVLTDRLMDKDGHLIIKNFRSRDAGTYRVLNSTGGVLVTVMLTEWSTASKDKQDSTRDDNTKVTARDHVCTWIVIGLVGALIALIVITHQYLKRTKERDSSLESETVQEPRSPNDHLTLAMSSPSVPTDLQSCISCSIHTGSVSTASPQQHMLTHTQNSCSAFNPCKVHTHTVNTHTL; this is encoded by the exons GTGCCTGCTGTTTTTCCTGCCGTCTGGCCTGTCTG GTGAACACTTCAGTTATTCATCTTTGACGGGACCGCTGGGCGGCAGTATCACTCTGCCGTGTAATTACAGCGACGCAGAGGATTTATCCACTGTTCTGACATGTGGGATCCAAACTGCTTATGGTACTGGTCAGAGTAAATACTACGAGCGCCGCGTGCTCAAGACTGGCACCTGTGACCTCACTCTGCACGACTTGAAGACCACCGATGCTGGCAGATGCCATTTAAAAGGTTATGTCAACGATCAACTACTAAGAAGCTACATTTTTGACATCTCTATTGATG TTCCTTTAACAGCACGTATAGGTGAAGAGGTGATGTTTGATGATCTGCCGCGTGATGCTGAGAGCGTCAAGCATTTATCAAACACCAGCTCGATAGATGTGTGGAGGAGAGAGCAGGGTGTCCTGACTGATCGACTGATGGACAAGGATGGTCACCTGATCATTAAAAACTTCAGATCAAGAGACGCTGGAACATACAGAGTCCTGAACTCAACAGGAGGAGTCCTGGTCACTGTGATGCTCACAG AGTGGAGTACAGCATCAAAGGACAAACAGGACAGCACACGTGATGATAACACTAAAGTCACGGCACGAGATC ATGTTTGTACTTGGATTGTGATTGGTCTTGTGGGGGCTCTGATTGCATTAATTGTCATAACACATCAATATCTGAAAAGGACTAAGGAACGTGATTCCTCTCTAGAGTCTGAAACTGTACAGGAGCCCAGATCACCCAATGATCACCTTACTTTAGCAATGAGTTCACCTTCAGTGCCAACAGATCTGCAGAGCTGCATATCCTGCagtattcacactggaagcgtTTCTACAGCATCACCACAGCAGCATAtgctgacccatactcagaattcgtgctctgcatttaacccatgcaaagtgcacacacacactgtgaacacacacacactgtga
- the LOC113062540 gene encoding uncharacterized protein LOC113062540 isoform X1 yields the protein MKNIIFFCVLWFGNVQIPSSGASISIQGSSDLLRVQKGESIILKCNMRSRYEIAWYHLRANRFNLLISAQTDITGRKFLTTYNQIQTRLKIAADPWITRATLEISGVTESDSGLYFCGTRSNTTEMHFDRPIRLEIEGQQAEDLSTERPKEVDDTEEVTLTERVLMFGGVGLAAFVFFLVTVIAGGLLHYHGWQKGWSAAKHAGPADQKLP from the exons atgaaaaacataattttcttctgtgtactttggTTTGGAAACGTCCAAATTCCTTCAAGTG GTGCATCTATATCAATTCAAGGGTCTTCTGATCTGCTGAGAGTGCAGAAGGGAGAAAGCATCATTCTGAAATGCAACATGAGAAGCCGATATGAGATCGCCTGGTATCACCTCAGAGCCAACCGATTCAATCTACTGATTTCTGCACAGACTGACATAACGGGGAGAAAATTTCTGACCACTTACAATCAAATCCAAACTCGTCTGAAAATTGCTGCAGACCCATGGATCACCAGAGCCACGCTAGAGATTTCTGGAGTAACCGAGTCAGATTCAGGTCTTTATTTCTGTGGAACAAGGTCTAACACTACCGAGATGCACTTCGATCGACCCATCAGACTAGAGATCGAGGGTCAACAAGCCGAGGATTTGAGTACCG AACGGCCAAAAGAAGTTGACGACACAG AAGAGGTGACGCTGACGGAGCGTGTGCTGATGTTTGGTGGTGTCGGGCTGGCTGCGTTTGTGTTTTTTCTGGTAACAGTCATTGCAGGAGGACTCCTTCACTATCATGGTTGGCAGAAAGGATGGAGCGCAGCCAAACATGCTGGTCCTGCTGATCAAAAATTACCTTAA
- the LOC113062540 gene encoding uncharacterized protein LOC113062540 isoform X2, which translates to MKNIIFFCVLWFGNVQIPSSGASISIQGSSDLLRVQKGESIILKCNMRSRYEIAWYHLRANRFNLLISAQTDITGRKFLTTYNQIQTRLKIAADPWITRATLEISGVTESDSGLYFCGTRSNTTEMHFDRPIRLEIEGQQAEDLSTERPKEVDDTEVTLTERVLMFGGVGLAAFVFFLVTVIAGGLLHYHGWQKGWSAAKHAGPADQKLP; encoded by the exons atgaaaaacataattttcttctgtgtactttggTTTGGAAACGTCCAAATTCCTTCAAGTG GTGCATCTATATCAATTCAAGGGTCTTCTGATCTGCTGAGAGTGCAGAAGGGAGAAAGCATCATTCTGAAATGCAACATGAGAAGCCGATATGAGATCGCCTGGTATCACCTCAGAGCCAACCGATTCAATCTACTGATTTCTGCACAGACTGACATAACGGGGAGAAAATTTCTGACCACTTACAATCAAATCCAAACTCGTCTGAAAATTGCTGCAGACCCATGGATCACCAGAGCCACGCTAGAGATTTCTGGAGTAACCGAGTCAGATTCAGGTCTTTATTTCTGTGGAACAAGGTCTAACACTACCGAGATGCACTTCGATCGACCCATCAGACTAGAGATCGAGGGTCAACAAGCCGAGGATTTGAGTACCG AACGGCCAAAAGAAGTTGACGACACAG AGGTGACGCTGACGGAGCGTGTGCTGATGTTTGGTGGTGTCGGGCTGGCTGCGTTTGTGTTTTTTCTGGTAACAGTCATTGCAGGAGGACTCCTTCACTATCATGGTTGGCAGAAAGGATGGAGCGCAGCCAAACATGCTGGTCCTGCTGATCAAAAATTACCTTAA
- the LOC113062010 gene encoding uncharacterized protein LOC113062010 isoform X2 — MPHLLNLLLLFCLFSETSPILVIGIKGDRVVFSCGYEGSEIPDVVLSRSGIIDVCETEECRGRVFKEGNCDVVIKNLIFSDAGKYTLRIYYNNGLEPQIKIYQLCVDDEVSVNMGEQLKLDVLLSEADKVQHQSRRSTEWMKVWSRSEGIQSQRISITDRNLIISNFTARDAGTYEVLDSEGEILIMVKVKASAKTGSKGKLNNTNDDTEEHNPCLLPEELQVVQVGLSVFFLILVAVKRRQILRHLNIV, encoded by the exons AT GCCTCATCTCTTGAATCTTCTGTTGCTGTTTTGTCTTTTCAGCG AAACCAGCCCTATACTTGTGATAGGGATAAAGGGTGACAGGGTTGTATTCTCCTGTGGATATGAGGGCAGTGAGATTCCTGATGTTGTTTTGAGTCGGTCAGGAATCATAGATGTGTGTGAGACTGAAGAATGTAGAGGACGAGTGTTTAAAGAAGGAAACTGTGACGTCGTCATCAAGAATCTGATCTTCAGTGACGCTGGGAAATACACTTTGAGAATCTATTACAATAATGGCTTGGAGCCACAAATCAAGATTTACCAACTTTGTGTTGATG ATGAGGTCTCTGTGAACATGGGTGAGCAGCTGAAGTTAGATGTTCTGTTGTCAGAAGCTGATAAAGTGCAGCATCAGAGCAGAAGAAGCACAGAGTGGATGAAGGTCTGGAGCAGAAGTGAAGGAATTCAGAGCCAAAGAATCAGCATCACAGATAGAAACCTGATCATTAGTAACTTTACAGCCAGAGACGCAGGAACATATGAGGTTCTGGACTCTGAAGGAGAAATATTGATCATGGTGAAAGTCAAAG CATCTGCAAAAACAGGCTCAAAGGGAAAACTAAATAACACAAATGATGACACCGAAGAACATA ATCCCTGCCTTCTACCTGAAGAGCTTCAGGTTGTCCAGGTTGGACTGTCTGTGTTTTTTCTGATCCTGGTTGCTGTTAAACGAAGACAGATACTTCGCCATCTGAACATTGTTTGA
- the LOC113062010 gene encoding uncharacterized protein LOC113062010 isoform X1, producing MPHLLNLLLLFCLFSETSPILVIGIKGDRVVFSCGYEGSEIPDVVLSRSGIIDVCETEECRGRVFKEGNCDVVIKNLIFSDAGKYTLRIYYNNGLEPQIKIYQLCVDDEVSVNMGEQLKLDVLLSEADKVQHQSRRSTEWMKVWSRSEGIQSQRISITDRNLIISNFTARDAGTYEVLDSEGEILIMVKVKVSSTASAKTGSKGKLNNTNDDTEEHNPCLLPEELQVVQVGLSVFFLILVAVKRRQILRHLNIV from the exons AT GCCTCATCTCTTGAATCTTCTGTTGCTGTTTTGTCTTTTCAGCG AAACCAGCCCTATACTTGTGATAGGGATAAAGGGTGACAGGGTTGTATTCTCCTGTGGATATGAGGGCAGTGAGATTCCTGATGTTGTTTTGAGTCGGTCAGGAATCATAGATGTGTGTGAGACTGAAGAATGTAGAGGACGAGTGTTTAAAGAAGGAAACTGTGACGTCGTCATCAAGAATCTGATCTTCAGTGACGCTGGGAAATACACTTTGAGAATCTATTACAATAATGGCTTGGAGCCACAAATCAAGATTTACCAACTTTGTGTTGATG ATGAGGTCTCTGTGAACATGGGTGAGCAGCTGAAGTTAGATGTTCTGTTGTCAGAAGCTGATAAAGTGCAGCATCAGAGCAGAAGAAGCACAGAGTGGATGAAGGTCTGGAGCAGAAGTGAAGGAATTCAGAGCCAAAGAATCAGCATCACAGATAGAAACCTGATCATTAGTAACTTTACAGCCAGAGACGCAGGAACATATGAGGTTCTGGACTCTGAAGGAGAAATATTGATCATGGTGAAAGTCAAAG TCTCCTCTACAGCATCTGCAAAAACAGGCTCAAAGGGAAAACTAAATAACACAAATGATGACACCGAAGAACATA ATCCCTGCCTTCTACCTGAAGAGCTTCAGGTTGTCCAGGTTGGACTGTCTGTGTTTTTTCTGATCCTGGTTGCTGTTAAACGAAGACAGATACTTCGCCATCTGAACATTGTTTGA
- the LOC113062542 gene encoding trichohyalin-like, giving the protein MSLSALPEWKQLLLERKRREEEERERREKEEEERLACMPAWKRGIIQRRRAKQDEEREREKERDTLDILSINEDIVTEQMDSKPTHHLQTEQTGYKVQKQITKDTISPIQQNPFIRSENSFRRDNRGKEVLKDGETEDKNPANNRGRERNRETEKEIWRGRDREMWVEKMGSKIEERERDRSTGREIREADTDTSLLSPVIGLHTIQAHNIIIIEKDKNVLDLREKEVREDQKRMRMDLREFLAGGGSVTEIRASEVLIIKPPVMDGVRETETAGIPERGSERLEKEMQLVSRTDNQRAKRVLNHKDMRAPECSGRVSQLLSKFGEHPKPPIRSKSTECFKNRARYSTGDLFVEEEQSTEETEMSLMLRGVPKRSFSFSDRVVRQQDDRDCKQKTDFKLVERSYSERRVKTGVADQSGSEPKVARRWGRLKHDEVMHEKRQNKRNKSVCVETEERNSSLDRREDFTLASVKNPEGATFARRVPIKQDGTESSSERVREENEREIMIDKEIHRDKRQEERETLLRQRSTDYQIEPKTESEKRLNQEKETDAVSKQSLGIYISPTYNSTIDFPTDSQFGCDISPSSDSSCLTMSDYDGQRQHSGQAVLTQHTEDLLSKIGRVQLDGELKSAGYMFSQGDNESISGGMSNQDQKEHQHYQSLPKQASEELHFTSQLPQQTVILDQSKLCTQKGVTIPRTVFYGVNISSERRRVSHAAGDKLDRGEVERRESWKVGRPLTQEESLKERICQQEKERQKNREDGKDEGSREAGGTVREQEETTVQTLSLFDVTQEVDMAKSNPQLPVPVSLSLLQSASTERVAGEIAGDASESDICPREAERDAQRHVEECGTCIAWRTPDVDERERKEELLEKEYLPPPFSPSPTLSDSLDAMSRIYNLKTVGSRTAVCISERTADMPPHSGPQGKYNPIRQAPSPDILPVTAKMWNQGRDGDKTQGMESAGVQMVQRQVGRLQLREQEAGCGNPTDKMAQPSMETYPLVEPEIRATEGQKKPDILRETQKAQMPPNPRFSQAQLNAQSQPPKQVRSFTINSRSTESTENSQKPPEQSSPSQTSPCTASPSSSPSPPLFSIRSASGRPGKRGTTITITPRKPAGAASSGGIPTGTPAVPKAAPQGHISTPAPSSTKEAGKKRYPTAEEIEVIGGYQNLERSCLVKSKGTPKAVKVCFDDAQLERVCEYPSEGCAVASLPSSPHPGPEDGGMEEGRRGGEQENEGQEEDEEEEEESAAFVSRRGINECAAKARFIKVDESCKRLSK; this is encoded by the exons ATGTCTCTATCTGCTTTACCGGAATGGAAGCAGCTGCTACTGGAGCGAAAgcgaagagaggaggaggagagagagagacgagagaaggaggaagaggagcggTTGGCCTGCATGCCGGCTTGGAAGCGAGGGATCATCCAGAGAAGGAGGGCGAAGCAAGAtgaggaaagagagagggagaaagagagagatactCTGGATATCCTGAGCATCAATGAGGACATCGTCACAGAGCAGATGGACAGTAAACCCACACATCACCTCCAGACTGAGCAGACTGGGTATAAAGTGCAAAAACAGATAACGAAAGACACCATCAGCCCCATCCAGCAGAACCCCTTCATCCGTTCTGAGAACAGCTTTAGGAGAGATAACAGAGGGAAAGAGGTGCTTAAAGATGGAGAGACTGAGGATAAAAACCCTGCCAATaatagagggagagaaagaaatagGGAAACAGAGAAGGAGATCTGGAGAGGACGAGATAGAGAGATGTGGGTCGAGAAGATGGGAAGTAAAATTGAGGAAAGAGAGCGAGACAGAAGCACTGGGAGAGAAATCAGAGAGGCAGACACTGACACGTCCTTATTATCTCCAGTCATAGGTCTTCACACGATCCAGGCACACAACATTATCATTATTGAGAAAGACAAAAATGTTCTGGATCTGAGAGAGAAGGAGGTCAGGGAGGATCAGAAGAGGATGAGGATGGATTTGAGGGAGTTTCTAGCCGGCGGAGGAAGCGTGACGGAAATAAGGGCTTCAGAAGTACTGATCATCAAACCACCCGTGATGGACGGGGTTAGGGAAACTGAGACCGCAGGGATACCAGAGAGAGGGAGCGAACGTTTAGAGAAAGAGATGCAACTAGTGTCGAGGACGGACAATCAGAGAGCCAAGAGAGTCCTGAACCACAAGGACATGAGGGCTCCAGAATGTAGTGGTCGGGTCAGTCAGCTGCTTAGTAAGTTTGGGGAACACCCAAAACCTCCAATTCGCTCCAAGAGCACGGAGTGCTTCAAGAACCGGGCCAGATACAGCACAGGAGACCTGTTTGTGGAGGAGGAACAGAGTACAGAAGAGACTGAAATGAGTCTGATGCTCAGGGGTGTTCCCAAACGCTCCTTTAGCTTCTCCGACCGCGTGGTTCGCCAACAGGATGACAGAGATTGTAAGCAAAAGACAGATTTTAAGCTGGTGGAGAGGTCGTACTCCGAACGCAGGGTCAAAACAGGGGTCGCCGACCAATCAGGAAGTGAACCGAAAGTCGCCAGGCGATGGGGTCGACTCAAACATGATGAGGTGATGCATGAAAAGAGACAAAATAAGAGGAATAAATCTGTTTGTGTAGAGACAGAGGAAAGGAATTCAAGTTTAGACAGAAGAGAAGACTTCACTCTGGCCTCTGTTAAAAACCCTGAAGGGGCCACGTTTGCACGACGAGTTCCTATCAAACAAGATGGGACGGAGAGCAGCtcagaaagagtgagagaggagaatgagagagagataaTGATAGATAAAGAGATACATAGAGATAAGAGGCAAGAGGAGAGAGAGACGCTTTTACGGCAGAGATCAACCGATTACCAAATTGAGCCCAAAACAGAATCTGAAAAGAGATTGAATCAAGAGAAGGAAACTGATGCAGTTTCAAAACAATCCCTTGGGATATATATATCACCAACGTATAACAGTACTATAGATTTCCCTACAGATAGTCAGTTTGGATGTGACATATCTCCCTCTTCAGACTCCAGTTGCCTGACTATGTCTGACTATGATGGACAAAGGCAACACTCTGGCCAAGCAGTCCTTACCCAACACACAGAAGATTTGCTCAGTAAAATAGGAAGAGTCCAGTTAGATGGAGAACTCAAGAGTGCAGGATATATGTTTTCACAGGGAGACAATGAAAGTATCTCTGGTGGAATGAGTAACCAAGATCAAAAAGAGCATCAACATTACCAAAGCCTTCCAAAACAAGCCTCTGAGGAACTACATTTTACCTCACAACTCCCACAACAAACTGTTATACTGGATCAGAGCAAACTCTGCACCCAAAAAGGAGTCACCATCCCTAGGACTGTATTCTATGGAGTCAATAtatcatctgaaagaagaagggTGAGTCACGCTGCTGGGGACAAACTAGATCGAGGAGAAGTAGAGAGAAGAGAGAGCTGGAAGGTTGGGCGACCTCTGACCCAAGAGGAATCTCTGAAAGAGAGAATTTGTCAGCAAGAGAAGGAAAGACAGAAAAATAGGGAGGATGGCAAAGATGAGGGCAGCAGAGAAGCAGGAGGAACTGTGAGAGAACAGGAAGAAACCACAGTACAGACTCTCAGCCTGTTTGACGTCACACAGGAAGTTGACATGGCAAAGTCAAACCCTcaacttcctgttcctgtttctCTGTCGCTCTTGCAGTCAGCTTCGACAGAAAGAGTAGCTGGGGAGATCGCCGGAGATGCTTCGGAGAGCGATATCTGCCCCAGGGAAGCAGAGAGAGATGCACAACGCCATGTAGAGGAGTGTGGAACGTGCATCGCTTGGAGAACACCAGACGTAGAcgaaagagaaagaaaggaagagtTGTTAGAGAAAGAGTATCTTCCTCCTCCTTTTTCTCCCTCCCCTACACTTTCAGACTCGTTGGATGCCATGAGCCGGATCTATAACCTCAAGACGGTGGGGTCCAGGACTGCAGTGTGTATCAGTGAAAGGACAGCTGATATGCCTCCACACAGCGGACCTCAGGGTAAATACAACCCCATCAGACAAGCACCTTCACCGGACATCCTGCCAGTAACTGCCAAGATGTGGAATCAGGGGAGGGACGGTGACAAAACTCAGGGCATGGAGTCGGCAGGGGTTCAGATGGTACAGCGGCAGGTGGGACGACTACAGCTGAGGGAACAGGAAGCAGGATGTGGTAACCCCACTGACAAAATGGCACAGCCCTCCATGGAGACCTATCCACTTGTGGAGCCAGAGATCAGAGCAACCGAAGGCCAGAAGAAACCAGACATACTAAGAGAGACACAGAAAGCCCAAATGCCTCCAAATCCAAGATTTTCACAAGCGCAACTGAATGCCCAAAGTCAACCCCCTAAACAGGTCAGGTCATTCACAATCAACTCCCGGAGCACCGAATCAACAGAAAACTCACAGAAGCCTCCAGAACAAAGCTCTCCATCGCAAACCTCTCCCTGTACCGCATCCCCCTCTTCATCTCCATCTCCGCCTCTCTTTTCCATTAGGAGTGCCTCAGGTAGACCAGGTAAGAGAGGAACTACCATCACAATCACGCCCAGAAAACCTGCTGGGGCAGCCTCGTCTGGTGGCATCCCAACAGGGACCCCTGCAGTGCCCAAAGCAGCCCCCCAGGGCCATATATCTACCCCTGCTCCCAGCAGCACCAAGGAGGCAGGGAAGAAGAGGTATCCTACAGCAGAAGAGATTGAGGTGATTGGAGGGTACCAGAACCTTGAACGGTCATGCTTGGTAAAAAGCAAAGGGACACCGAAAGCG GTGAAGGTGTGTTTCGATGACGCCCAGCTGGAGAGAGTTTGTGAGTATCCTTCTGAAGGTTGTGCCGTAGCATCCCTCCCTTCCTCTCCTCATCCGGGGCCGGAGGACGGCGGGATGGAAGAGGGGAGGCGTGGGGGGGAGCAGGAGAACGAGGGacaggaggaagatgaggaggaggaggaggagagcgcAGCGTTTGTGTCTCGCAGAGGCATCAATGAATGCGCAGCAAAGGCTCGATTCATAAAAGTGG